The following are from one region of the Montipora foliosa isolate CH-2021 unplaced genomic scaffold, ASM3666993v2 scaffold_425, whole genome shotgun sequence genome:
- the LOC137988682 gene encoding uncharacterized protein isoform X2, which yields MSPKPCKIPRQGLRVYMQEELKMLQTIQPNNLDNAKYGKLPRAVGEAKNWEEISNSVWCCPVKVKAAVKDSSSRTGLALALFGLFYPKEELGGRRLHQLDQDIIEAITDFSMIAKLTKEPKPKKLKEGQVEKPRTSASRSDIKQALRIKCNSVINSSRKKEAEKEDAKAADCVTNCGPS from the exons ATGTCACCAAAACCTTGCAAGATACCCAGGCAAGGCTTGAGAGTGTACATGCAAGAAGAACTAA AGATGCTTCAAACCATTCAACCCAATAACCTGGATAATGCCAAATATGGCAAGCTGCCACGGGCGGTGGGTGAAGCAAAAAAT tGGGAAGAGATTTCAAACAGTGTCTGGTGCTGTCCAGTTAAAGTTAAAGCAGCTGTGAAAGACTCATCCTCAAGAACTGGACTAGCCCTAGCTCTATTTGGACTCTTCTATCCCAAAGAGGAGCTTGGTGGAAGAAGACTTCATCAGCTAGACCAAGACATCATTGAAGCAATAACAG ATTTTTCAATGATTGCCAAACTCACAAAAGagccaaaaccaaaaaaattaaaagagggACAGGTGGAAAAGCCACGCACTTCAGCCTCAAGAAGCGACATAAAACAAGCCTTAAGAATCAAATGCAACAGTGTGATCAACAGTTCCCGTAAAAAG GAAGCTGAAAAAGAGGACGCAAAAGCTGCTGACTGTGTAACCAACTGTGGACCATCTTAA
- the LOC137988682 gene encoding uncharacterized protein isoform X1 produces MYALIAWETKNGIAEGREELEVISTSKVTVMNGGKMESGATVNMLHKKDIWGGTVQSIHVGRKDAEDQLKRELRGDISVNPEKPVDEIQDKKSQRKRKKKSYETDFEEDDSTSETEVNDELNSSPGLKEKNGQGKAKKAKKSCSKAEGKENVSKKDKERAISAQHDELVITQILESSISSDPVPAHPHFGGKQPKHHKPPKCISVLCREEKDALTDKLEDVTKTLQDTQARLESVHARRTKDASNHSTQ; encoded by the exons ATGTATGCACTGATTGCCTGGGAAACGAAGAACGGAATAGCCGAAGGAAGAGAAGAGCTTGAAGTCATATCAACTTCAAAAGTAACAGTCATGAACGGAGGAAAGATGGAATCCGGGGCGACTGTTAATATGCTGCACAAAAAGGATATCTGGGGTGGCACAGTTCAATCGATTCATG TTGGCAGGAAGGACGCAGAGGATCAGCTTAAAAGAGAGCTTCGTGGTGACATTAGTGTCAACCCTGAAAAGCCGGTGGATGAAATTCAGGATAAAAAGTCACAaagaaagaggaagaagaagagttATGAGACTGATTTTGAAGAAGATGACAGTACTAGTGAGACCGAAGTAAATGATG AGCTCAATTCTTCTCCAGGACTCAAGGAAAAGAACggtcaag GCAAAGCTAAGAAAGCCAAGAAATCATGTAGCAAGGCTGAGGGTAAAGAAAATGTGTCCAAGAAGGACAAGGAAAGAGCTATTTCTGCCCAACATGATGAGTTGGTGATAACTCAGATTCTGGAAAGTTCCATCTCATCTGATCCGGTTCCAGCTCATCCACACTTTGGCGGTAAACAACCAAAGCACCATAAACCTCCAAAATGCATCAGTGTTCTATGCAGGGAAGAAAAGGATGCCTTGACAGACAAATTGGAAGATGTCACCAAAACCTTGCAAGATACCCAGGCAAGGCTTGAGAGTGTACATGCAAGAAGAACTAA AGATGCTTCAAACCATTCAACCCAATAA